The stretch of DNA GTCAACGAATGATAATCGGCAATAAAGAAATAACAGGTCTGGGAATCCTGTAATTTGACAAAATTACGCAATGCACCGAAATAATTCCCCAGATGCAGACTTCCTGTCGGCCTGATGCCGCTTAATACAATATCCTGTTTACCCATATTTACCGATTCAATTTTAAAAAGTGCAAAGATACAATAAGAAAAAGACACCGGAAATATTTCCGGTGTCTTTTTCTTATCTGTCCGGGCAATAGAATGCCCTGAAAGGTTATTGTATATTTAACTTTTTGGCAATGTGTTTGGGTATAGCCTCTTTATGCACTATATAATTCATGGTTTTGAACGAAAAATAAGGTTCGGAAACATAAAAATAACCATTGTATTTACTATCCGAAGTTCCCCAGGAGTTTTTCACCTTAAAGAAAGTATTTCCATTCTGATCTTTAGCTATACCGGTGATATGCATACCATGATCGTCGGTGGTCAGGAAGTTATCGAATGCTTGTTGCCGCATTTCTTGTGTGATCTTTTTCTCAGGAACTATCCCGTCCAGTTTCATGATCTGGCTCTCGCGTTCTTTATCGGAAACACCGATCCAGTGCGCCTTATCCGAAGCGGACATTTCTTCCGCATTGGTTTCGGGTACTACGGCGAATCCCTTACGGTAAGCAAATCCTTTTTCACTGACATCAGCTCCCCATAATACCGAATGGCCATTATTCAGTGCATATCTGGCCACTTCCAGCATTTCATCCATCGGAAGGTTGTAGGATGCTCCCCATATCCAGTTATCCGGTATTTCCAGAATGAATTTCTGGTAAAAAGGATGGTGGGTATAAGAGGTAATGGACACATAATCATCCAGGTCGACATCTAACGACTGCATGAAACTTTGCGGTGAATATTGTTTGCCCTGATAGGTGAATTTTTCAGGACGTTCGCCCAGATAAGCATCCATAAATCCGTTAAAACCGTTGAGCCAGGCTGTGGTCAGGGTATATGCCCGGTTTTTCGCTTTGGCATCATCGTGTGTTTTTAACACGGCAGTGACATACGCTTTGGCTATGGCGTCCAGTTCGGCATGTACATTTCTATCTTCCCCATAATTCAAACCCTGGTATACTTCCTGGGGTACTATCCCGAAGGTACGCATTACCCAGAATACATCTTCAAATGATCCGCCGGCCTCCATATTTATTTTACCATGCAGCCGCATATATTTCTCGGCTTTGGCCGGATAGGTATGCCGTACAATCCACATTTCCGAAAGGTCATACTCCGGCTTTCCTTTACGCAACAGTTCACTTTCAATAAAAGAAATACCCGCATAACCCCAACAAGTACCTGAGCTACTCTGGTCCTTGACCGGGGTGGTTTTTACTTCTTTGATGACTGTAAACTCATAATTCGAATTTTGCTGGGAAAATGCAGCAAAGCCCATCATCAAACAACCCAGAGAAAAAATAACTTTTTTTATCATATATAATTTATTAAAATTTCGCTAATATTCAACTGATTAATTAGATATAAACAAAAACAGTATCTTATTCCATCACCATATCAAACTGATCATACGATCCTGTACGATGCGCCAGATGTTTGGTTGAGGGCGAAATACCGAATAAGGGCGAGTAAGTCTTCACCTTTATGGTCTTACCATCAGGCATAAACTCCAATATACGAAGCCAGCCGTCACCGCCGTTACCTTCCCATCCTCCGCCAAGGACCTGCACATTAAACATCATCTGGTGTACCTTCTTTCCGGCTGAGTTCTTATCTACCCGGTAAGCGACCGATTCTTCAAAATCACCCGGCTTTCCCGTATGACCGCAGATCACCATGAAAATATTGTCGGACGGCTCTATTAACTTCTTCCAGACAGCTTCACCCCAGTTACGCGGCGTAATAGCATAGCCTTCTTCTTTGATCCGTTCTGCCGTCCGTTCGCGCAGGAAAGAATGGGTCATAAAAATCACTTTATGACCTTTATACTGCGGATCGGCAGCTAATTTCTTCGCCCAGTCGAGCACCTCATCCCGCGGAGCAAACTCGGAAGTGATTACCAGCAGCTTTCCCCAGTTCGGTTCATTAAATTCAAACGCCGCATTTTCCAATGATTCAACTCCACTTCTGTTCGGGAATGCACTCACGCATATATCACGCCATGCCGTATTTCGTTCGAACGGGAAATATTCGGGAAAATGCGTCATGCCATTTTCTGAACTTCGGTATCCGTATTCATGATTACCGGCTGAAATAATGTAAGGCACTTTGTTGTCCAAACGCTCAAAAGCGCGCGAACCTGCTTCCCACATTTCCCGGCTGGTCTGGTTCAACATCTTACGGTTGCGCACGATATTCTCATTCTGCTCAACAATATCACCAGTACACAGCACTGCCTTTATCTTCAGGTGATCGATATTGTCGGCGATCCAGGCCGTACAAAGGTCAAACAATGGTTGATTGATGTCATACTTGGTATATCCTTGCGGGTCGCCCAGTAAGATCATTGAAAACGAATTCGGATCTGTCAGATGTTGCCGGTCCGCTCTATGCTGGCCTGAAACGAAAAATGAAACACTTAGCAACCAGCTGATAGAAAATATTAATTTCTTCTTCATATTTATTTAATGTTCTATCTCATGAATCAATATTATACATATCCAGGTATGATGCAAATTTAAACTTTTTTTCGAATGAACAAAATGATAAATGTACAACCTTAATTAAGGTTGAAAAAATCAACCGGATAAAAGATGTGGATTTCTATCTTTTTCCATTAGATTATTGTATTTCTGATCCATTAAATGTTGGGTGGATATTTTTTTATATGATCTCGTTGTAGTCTGAGAACGGTCAATTTCTGATCAGTGATCAATGTGAATCAGAAAACCTTCAACATTTAATCGAAAAAAGTAATCGTTTATTTGTTTTTGTCAAAAGAAAGTCATTCCTTCAAGGATTCTTTTTAACCAATTATAACTTTTAATTCAACTTTTAATTTAATTATTGCTTTTAGTTCAATTATTTATTATCCAATTTAAACATGAAAATTTCAAAATTTGTAGGTGTATTGGTCGCATTGGCAATTGTAGGATTGTCATTAGGAGATGCTTTGACCGGACATGGTATCAAAGTTAACAAGAATTTAAACCCTATTGTAGTGGGTGATGGTAGTAGCAGTTCTGGTGGTAGTTCTAGTTCTAGCAGCAGCAGTAGCTCCGATGATAGCAATTAGTACTGCTGCGCCAGAGGGTTGTAAAACCGACTTCACACTTATAAAGAATGGTAATGAAACAATGTTTAATTATGATTGCGTAATAGGAAGTGATTCAGGATACATGATTTGTTATTTTTCTTGTACTGGATGTTCTGCAAGTGCCCAATGTCCCTATGAAAATATTATAACAATGACATGCAAAAAATAGGTTTGTTTTTTCATGCTCCACAAATAACCTGAGTTTTGGATAAAATTGATTTTATTAAATTTTCAGCAAAAAAACACATAATAATCATGTGATAAGACATATACGGATAATTGTCCTCCTTTCTCTTATCCGAAACTTAGGTAAAATAAGTATATGCCTTATATAAATTAGGAATACTCAAATTAGATTTTCAATAACGAAATTTTGAAATTGCTAAAAATCAAACCTAAATTCTGACATTTTGACATACAAAAATATAACAATATTCTAATTATAAATAAGTTCTAATGGAAAAAGTTTTTTTTCTCTTTTTTTCTTTCTTTTTCTTTTTTTCATGTTCAGTCCGGCAAAGAGAGTCGCATTTGGAAGGGGATTGTATTACCATAAACCTTGATGGAGAAAAAGAGGCATTCATCCCAATTTCATCTGTTTTTAAAAATGTGCAGCCAATCATACTTGAAACCGGCAAAGATTGTTTAATAGGCAATCTTAGTGAACTTCAGGTTTTTGACGGGCATATTTATGTATTTGACAAATATTTTGCAAAAAGTTTGTTCGTATTTGACATGGAAGGCCGGTTTATCCGCAAAATAGGCAATGTAGGAAAAGGTCCCGGAGAATATATTCAAGCAAACGATTTTACATTAGATACGGAGAACCGGTTTATTTACCTTAGTGATCGGGGTAACCGTGTGCATAAATATCAATTGGATGGAACATATATTAATTCAATCACGATACCGATCCCCCGTTCAAATATCAATTTCATTCAATATTACAATGGCCGGTTATATGCGGATGTTTTTCCGTGGGAACCTGACATGGCTGATTACATGCTGTTGGAAACAGATCCGGATAATGGGAAAATTCTGTCACGTTCGCTTCCGATAAAATACAATAAGGGATGGGCAGAACTGTTTTTTATGGGGCACAGTTTTTTTATGTCGCGCTTAAACAGTCCCCCAAGATACACCCAATTGTTTATGGACTATATCGTATCTGTAGACAAAGAGATCACCCCCTATATCGAACTGAAAAGTAAAAACCTGATAACGGATAACGATTTAAAAAATTTGCCCGAGACCACATACAAGACGAATTTAATGGAAAAGTTGGAACCTCTTCAGGGACGTTCAAAGATATTTGATGTACATAACTTTGTTGAAAATGAAAATGTTATCATTTTTAGCTACCAGACTGTAATATTCAATTATTTTACGGTAGTGTACTCTAAGGAAACAGGAACAGTGAGGATAGCGGAATACTTATGCAATGATTTGATTTTCAAACACGACAAAAGCGGATTGTATGGACGATTTATATTTTTCGATGCGAAGGGCGCTTATGAAATATTACATACAAATATGATCGATGATTTTCAGGAATCAATGAGGAACAATGAACTACTTCCCGGTTTAGAAAAAGCAGAACAATTAATGGAATTAAATACTGAATCTAATCCGGTTATTTTTTACTATGAATTCAAGGATGCAGAATAAACGACTATTTGTGGTGATTGTTGCACTTAGTGCAACAATTATCTGTTTTGGCTTAGGTGTAATGATCAAACCGCGAACGACGGCGCAACCAGCGGAATCGTTACAAAGTATCCTGATGGAACATATAGAATATTCACCGGAAGTATACCGGGCGCACGAAAATTATGCAGGGCAACTGTATAATGATACTATCATGCTTATTTACCGTTATTCCTCCAGAATGTGTACTCCCTGTTATCAAGATGATCTGATTGATTTGAAAGAATTCATCGAAATCATTTGTCGGAATGTAGTATTGGTATTACCAGCTTATCCTTCCAATGACCGCAGAAGTCATATACGCATAAATAGCGAAACTCAAGGGCTAAAATACAGGAATATTCCTCCCGATTCCCTGGCATTGCCCATACACGCAGACGAAGGCGAAAAACGTTACTTTGCTATAATGGATACTCAGGGTCATGTAGGCATGGTTTTCTTTCCGGAAAAAGGGCGGCAGGACCTTACCCGGCGTTATTTTCGGGAGATTGCAAAGTTTTTCCCATCACATACGGATGTAAAAAAAGACAGTGTGGTCATTACTCCTTAAATCTGCACTATTCTATATGAAAATTTTAAAGAACTATTATCTTCTATTGGTAATTACCTGCTTGATGGTCTATCTTCCCAGCCTGTGGAATGATTTCCAGACAGGTTGGGATGATCAGTGGGCTGTAATGAACCGTTATACGGAGGATGGGTTTACAAAGGAGAACCTGCAGGCGGTGTTTGGCGATTATTATTACGGACAGTACAGTCCCGTCAATACCGTTTTCTATATGATGATCTATGATGTATTTGGCTATAACCCTCTCATTTTTCATCTTTACTCGTTGCTGTTGCACATCGCCAATTGTTGCCTGCTGTTCCTGTTTTTGCGGCAGATAGCTGCAATATTTACCAACCGTGCGTCGCAAGGCAATCCGTCTATTCTGGTATTTGCGGCCACCCTGCTTTTTGCCGTCCATCCTTTGCAGGTGGAATCCGTCTGCTGGATCAGCGCTTCCAAGATACCGCTTTATACCTTTTTTATATTACTGTCTTTGCTGGCTTTTCTCAGGTATACCGATACCGGGAAAGTATGGTTTTATTTTGTATCCTTTGTATTGTTCATGTGTGCTTTTGGCAGTAAGGAACAGGCGATCGTGCTGCCTGCCACTTTATTGTTGCTCGACTGGGCGCTGGGACGCGACCGCAAGCCCGGACGCTTCGGTAACTGGCCGGAATTACTGCTCGAGAAGCTTCCGTTTATCCTGTTTGCCCTTTTTGCCGCCCTGTACACCCGTTCGCACCAGAGTCTGGAATATACGGAGCAGGTAGCCGGCTATCCCTTCTGGCAGCGGCTGGTGTTCGCCTGCTATTCGCTGGTAGTGTATGCAGGCCGTCTCGTGCTGCCCACCCGCTTATTGTATATCTATCCTTTCCCCATGGCTCCCGGTAGCGAACTGCCTTTGCTTTACCTTATCTATCCTGTGGTGGTGGCGGCAGCCATATACCTGCTTTGTGTCAACATCAGGAAAATTCCCCGTCCGGTGATCTTCGGCCTCTTGTTTTATCTGGTCAATATGGCGCTGATGCTCCATGTGGTCCCCATGAGCCGTTTTATGATCACTGCCGACCGTTATGTGTACCTCGCTTCTGCCGGATTGTTTTTTATTGCGGCATGTTATGCCGTACCCTGGTTGCAAAAGATGGCCGTCACCGGAAAAAAAGTATCTTTGCCGTTGTCGTGTGCTACCTGCTGTATCTGGGCGGTTATGCGCATATCCGTACCCATGCATGGAAGGACAGCGATACGGTGAAAAAAGGATTCCGGGAACTGATCCACTATCGTTCACCGGAACCCGAGGAACAAAAACAGGACGTGTCAACAGGCGATACCCCATGAACCGGGCATGATACGTCAATGAAAATAAATCATGCGAACTGCATTAATTATTGTTTATTTTAAGTCGAAAAGTATAAATGTTCATAAAGTTTGAAAGTGAAGTTCTTTGTTCATTTTTAATTCTCCATTCTCCATTTTTTTACGTATGAAAATCAATTTGAAGATGCCGTCGAAAAAAATGCAGCAACGCATCCTGAATGTTTTGCTGTGTTTGTGTTTGGTGGTATTGGCTGTACGGGCGATCCAACGCTGGGTAGCGGATGTTTGTAAGGTGCCTACCGACAGTATGGAAAATGCCGTTATGGCCGGCGACCGTTTAGTGGTGCGCAAAATGCAGGAATTCGGCCGGGGTGATGTCATTGTTTTCAACCATCCCGACGGGAGCGATGTGCAGTTGGTAAAGCGCTGTATCGGCCTGCCCGGTGATACGGTGCGCATTTTTCAGAGCGTGATTTACATCAACGGACAGGCGGCGGCCGCTATTCCCACTGTCCGGAAATGTCCGTGGGATTTTTCCCTGGACTTCCCCCTACGCAGCCTGGGGTGGGACATCAATAATTACGGGCCGGTGGTGGTGCCGGCCAGAAACTTATCCGTACCGTTAGATTCTGCAGCTATGAACCTGTATAGGAATATGATACGGACAGAAGGTCATGAGGTATCCTGTACGGATGGCATTTTTTATATCGATACAAAACAGGCAACGGATTATACTTTCCGTACCGATGGCTATTTTGTGCTGGGCGACAACCGTGGCAACTCACTCGACAGCCGTCATTGGGGCTTTGTGTCTGAAGAGTTGGTTGTGGGTAAGGTATGGATGGTGTATTTTTCGCGCGATGCTATCCGAAGCAGGATCCGATGGGACAGGATTGGAAAAAAAGTAGAATGATGATGGCGGAAAAAATAAACGAACCCCGGCTATGTATCGTTGTGCCTTGTTTTAACGAAGTGGAAACATTACCCTGCTCGCTCGATATTTTGCTGGAGGTACTTGAACGATTGTAGGGAAATGGGAAAATAGCGGAAGACAGCTACATTTGTTGTGTTGACGACGGCAGCAGCCGTGATGGATGTTTTTCCTGGTTAATCTCACGGATTCTTTCGAAATATCGAAGCCGTATAACCGGGAATTCTGGAAATATTGATGCAGGGATGGGATATTTAACCCGATACCACAGCCATAATCGAGTATGCCTTCGGTTCGAAGGATAAAAGGTATTGTGCCAGATAGATTAAAAAGAAATCAACGGGAACAGACGTTACAAGATAAGTGAAAAAATCCTTTTGGGTGAATGTATCATCGTATCACATATGACAATAAGAAAGACAATACAAATCGAATATATAAAGAATACAGGCTTCAGGATAGAAACAGGTATTTGTTTGTATATTTTAATGACAACCATAATGTACATCAGAGATCATAAAGTTAACCATATGTAACCAGGAGGTTTATCTTAATAAGCCATAAAGGATATCTGACAAATCCAGGATAGATATATTTAATGATTAGATAAAATTACAAGCAATTGGGACAAAAATGACAGGAATTTTTCCGTCAACTGCCTATCTTTGTTTTTTGTTGTTAAATCCTGTAGGCAACAATATTTCTGATCCGGATTAAATAAATATGTTATGAAATTTAAATTTATCATACTTTTTCTTTCCTGCCGCCTGTTCATGCTTCATGCGCAGACTGTTTTTAATAATGCTGATGAACAGGGAATGGAGATCGGCAAGCTCGACCTTCATCAGGATAGTGTGGCAGTAATTGATGCTTTGACGGGATGGTGGGCCGATTCGGAAAAGACGCTGGAAAAACGGATGGCGTGGTATAGTGAAGCCAAATTCGGATGTTTCATCCATTGGGGGGTATATTCTATGGCCGGGGGAGAATGGAACGGTAAGATCGTACGTGGTTATGCCGAACACCTGATGCGTAGCCAGAAAATCCCTCTTACCGAATATAAAGAACGACTGATAAAACCGTTCAATCCTACCGGTTTTGATGCCGATGAATGGATGCAACATGCTAAAAACGCAGGCATGCGTTATTTCATTGTTACAGCCAAACACCATGACGGATTTGCTATGTACTTTTCAGATGCCTATCCGTATGATATGCGTATGACCGTATATAACAGGGATCCGATGAAAGAATTGCGGAATGCGGCCAAAAAATACGGCATCAAATTCGGATTTTACTATTCCCACGCATTTGACTGGGAACATCCGGATGCTCCCGGTAATGACTGGGATTATGATCATCCCGGGGGAGATAAACTGCTGCATGGCGCCAATTGGTGGCTGAACTATCCGGAATTTCTTCCTCATGCCGAAAAATACGTGAATGAGAAATCTATTCCCCAGATTCAGGAACTGATGCGCAACTATCAGCCGGATATCATGTGGTTTGATACTCCCCATAAATTACCTTTGTACGAAAATATCCGGATTTTGAAAGTGATCCGTGAAATGTCACCCAATACCGTTGTGATCAATGGACGTTTGGCCCGTTTTTCAGGACGAAACCTCGGAGATTATGCAAATACGGGGGACAGGGCGGCATATTTTTTCCCGATTAAGGATAAATACTGGGAATCCATCCCTACTACCAATGAATCGTACGGATACAGCAAGTATGACCTATCCCATAAGTCACCGACACATTTTATTCGTCTGTTGGCCAGCGCTACGTCAAAAGGTGGCAATATACTGATGAATGTCGGTCCTATGGGGAATGGAAAATGGGATGAAAAAGATGTTCAGATATTCAAAGGAGTAGGAGAGTGGCTGAAGGTGAACGGGGAAGCCATTTATGGAAATGAAAAAACCGGACTACCTATCCAGAACTGGGGAGTAACAACACGAAAAGGAAATAAACTTTATTTGCATGTACACCAATGGCCGGAAAACGGTGAACTGATCCTGGGAGGGATTACGGCAGAAATTTCCGGGGCCGATATTCTTTCTACAAAAGAAAAAGTTGTTTTTGAAAAGCTTACAGATAAAGATATCCTTCTGAAGCTACCGGTTGTTTGTCCGGATACTTCGAGTACTGTGATCGTCTTAACCATAAAAAAAACGTATCAGGCAGACGATTACAGGTTGTTGATCCCGGGGGAAAAGAATATACTGCTCACCTTTGATGCATCCTTAAGCCAGGGACTTGCTACTGGTGATGGAAAAGTTCACCGGAATTATGTACATCAATGGAAAAATAACAACCAGACCATCTCATGGAAAGTACGTCTGTTAAAACCTGCCAGTTACCGTGTAAGCATAGAATATAATAAGGACAATCCTACGGATTCAGGCACCATTGTTCTTGATATTGACGGGAAAACATACAATGCGGATTATGTACCGAACAGACGATCAGAAAATAATGAGAAATTATTTATTGCAGTGGTCGATTTGCCTGCAGGGGAACATCATATTATCCTGAAGGGCGGTCACTATAAAGGCAAACAATATATGCGTCCTATGCAACTGACCATGGATAGGTATTGATTTTTTTTGTGATATGCTTATTGTCGGATTCATTTTGATTTTAGTTTACCGGATTTATAATAAATATATAGATTTGTGTACATTTGGAATGAATTATCCGGATGCATGATGAATCACTAATTTTGAAATAAAATTATGTCATACAATTATATAAATCACCTAATAGATAATTAACATGCTGCGTATTATCCCTGTACTTTTTATTTTATTATTTGCCTCCTGTAAGCAAACCTGGCCGGAAAAAACATCTGCTGTCCTCAAAGAACAAATACTGCAACAAGCTGAAGGTTTTTTAAAGGAAACCCCGATCACTATTACTTCTTTTGTCAGCGATCGGAGTGCAGGCGGCATACATGACTTTTATTCCGAGGGTGATTACTGGTGGCCTAATCCGGAAGACTCTGATGGTCCCTATATCCAACGTGACGGCGAAACTAATCCCGGAAATTTTGTAGCACACCGGCATGCAATGGTTCGTTTCAGCCGTATCACAGGCGCTATGGCTTCCGCATGGCTGATCACCGGAGACGATAAATATGCTGCCCACGCTATGGAACATGCCAAAGCATGGTTCGTAGATGAAAATACCAGAATGACCCCTCATCTTTTGTATGCGCAGGCAATCAAAGGAAGGGTAACCGGACGAGGGATAGGTATCATAGATACCATACACCTGATGGAGGTGGTTCAGGCATTATCGCGAATGGAACAATCAAAGAGCATTGCCCCGGGTGATATGGAACAAATACGGAAATGGTTCAGGGAATATATCCATTGGCTGACTACCCATAAATACGGGAATGATGAAATGAATGCCGCCAATAACCATGCTACATGCTGGGTAATGCAGGTTGCTTCCTTTGCTAAATTTACCGGAGATGAGGCAACCATGGAAATGTGCAGGAAAAGATACCGTGAAGTATTATTACCCAAACAAATGGCCGAAGATGGTAGCTTTCCAAGGGAAATAAAACGTACCAAGCCATACGGCTACTCTTTGTTCAATCTGGATGCTATGGCTACCATATGCCAGATCCTTTCCGATGAAAAAAATGACCTTTGGAACTTCACTACCGAAAAAGGACAAAACATACTGAAAGGTATTGAATTTTTATACCCATATGTCCTCGAGAAAAACAAATGGCCCTACGAAGAGGATGTCCTTTATTGGAATGAATGGCCCGTAGCACAGCCATTCCTTATATTCGGCGCTGCTGCATTTGATCACAACGACTATTTTGAATTGTGGTCAAAACTAGATCATTACCCGGACGTGGATGAGGTATTGCGCAATTTACCGGTACGTAATCCTTTGATATGGATGTATTAAATCACCATATAAGATGTTCCGTTATTTTAAATATGCATCAATATGGCTCATAGATTCTGTATGATCTTGAAAAAATCATACAGAATAAGATGATGACTGTTCACGTTTTATAGTGCGATAAATTAAGTAATTAGCTTTAATTCAATAAAATATAATGTTTTGGAAAGTCAATTTATATACATGAAAAATATCATCAAATTAGCGTTTTTCTTCATGATCACTGTAACAGGTTGTAGTGAAAAACCGGAAGGAAGATCTTTGAAATTATGGTACGAAGAGCCTGCAAAAGCATGGGAAGAGGCGTTGCCGCTGGGAAATGGACGTTTAGGGGCAATGGTATTCGGTAATCCCCAAAATGAACATTATCAGTTAAATGAAAATACATTATGGTCGGGAGGGCCGAAAAATGGTAACAACCCAAAAGCGATAGAAGCATTACCGCTGATCCGTAAAGCTGTGGAT from Bacteroidales bacterium encodes:
- a CDS encoding aminopeptidase, producing the protein MIKKVIFSLGCLMMGFAAFSQQNSNYEFTVIKEVKTTPVKDQSSSGTCWGYAGISFIESELLRKGKPEYDLSEMWIVRHTYPAKAEKYMRLHGKINMEAGGSFEDVFWVMRTFGIVPQEVYQGLNYGEDRNVHAELDAIAKAYVTAVLKTHDDAKAKNRAYTLTTAWLNGFNGFMDAYLGERPEKFTYQGKQYSPQSFMQSLDVDLDDYVSITSYTHHPFYQKFILEIPDNWIWGASYNLPMDEMLEVARYALNNGHSVLWGADVSEKGFAYRKGFAVVPETNAEEMSASDKAHWIGVSDKERESQIMKLDGIVPEKKITQEMRQQAFDNFLTTDDHGMHITGIAKDQNGNTFFKVKNSWGTSDSKYNGYFYVSEPYFSFKTMNYIVHKEAIPKHIAKKLNIQ
- a CDS encoding metallophosphoesterase, encoding MKKKLIFSISWLLSVSFFVSGQHRADRQHLTDPNSFSMILLGDPQGYTKYDINQPLFDLCTAWIADNIDHLKIKAVLCTGDIVEQNENIVRNRKMLNQTSREMWEAGSRAFERLDNKVPYIISAGNHEYGYRSSENGMTHFPEYFPFERNTAWRDICVSAFPNRSGVESLENAAFEFNEPNWGKLLVITSEFAPRDEVLDWAKKLAADPQYKGHKVIFMTHSFLRERTAERIKEEGYAITPRNWGEAVWKKLIEPSDNIFMVICGHTGKPGDFEESVAYRVDKNSAGKKVHQMMFNVQVLGGGWEGNGGDGWLRILEFMPDGKTIKVKTYSPLFGISPSTKHLAHRTGSYDQFDMVME
- a CDS encoding 6-bladed beta-propeller encodes the protein MEKVFFLFFSFFFFFSCSVRQRESHLEGDCITINLDGEKEAFIPISSVFKNVQPIILETGKDCLIGNLSELQVFDGHIYVFDKYFAKSLFVFDMEGRFIRKIGNVGKGPGEYIQANDFTLDTENRFIYLSDRGNRVHKYQLDGTYINSITIPIPRSNINFIQYYNGRLYADVFPWEPDMADYMLLETDPDNGKILSRSLPIKYNKGWAELFFMGHSFFMSRLNSPPRYTQLFMDYIVSVDKEITPYIELKSKNLITDNDLKNLPETTYKTNLMEKLEPLQGRSKIFDVHNFVENENVIIFSYQTVIFNYFTVVYSKETGTVRIAEYLCNDLIFKHDKSGLYGRFIFFDAKGAYEILHTNMIDDFQESMRNNELLPGLEKAEQLMELNTESNPVIFYYEFKDAE
- the lepB gene encoding signal peptidase I, which codes for MKINLKMPSKKMQQRILNVLLCLCLVVLAVRAIQRWVADVCKVPTDSMENAVMAGDRLVVRKMQEFGRGDVIVFNHPDGSDVQLVKRCIGLPGDTVRIFQSVIYINGQAAAAIPTVRKCPWDFSLDFPLRSLGWDINNYGPVVVPARNLSVPLDSAAMNLYRNMIRTEGHEVSCTDGIFYIDTKQATDYTFRTDGYFVLGDNRGNSLDSRHWGFVSEELVVGKVWMVYFSRDAIRSRIRWDRIGKKVE
- a CDS encoding alpha-L-fucosidase — encoded protein: MKFKFIILFLSCRLFMLHAQTVFNNADEQGMEIGKLDLHQDSVAVIDALTGWWADSEKTLEKRMAWYSEAKFGCFIHWGVYSMAGGEWNGKIVRGYAEHLMRSQKIPLTEYKERLIKPFNPTGFDADEWMQHAKNAGMRYFIVTAKHHDGFAMYFSDAYPYDMRMTVYNRDPMKELRNAAKKYGIKFGFYYSHAFDWEHPDAPGNDWDYDHPGGDKLLHGANWWLNYPEFLPHAEKYVNEKSIPQIQELMRNYQPDIMWFDTPHKLPLYENIRILKVIREMSPNTVVINGRLARFSGRNLGDYANTGDRAAYFFPIKDKYWESIPTTNESYGYSKYDLSHKSPTHFIRLLASATSKGGNILMNVGPMGNGKWDEKDVQIFKGVGEWLKVNGEAIYGNEKTGLPIQNWGVTTRKGNKLYLHVHQWPENGELILGGITAEISGADILSTKEKVVFEKLTDKDILLKLPVVCPDTSSTVIVLTIKKTYQADDYRLLIPGEKNILLTFDASLSQGLATGDGKVHRNYVHQWKNNNQTISWKVRLLKPASYRVSIEYNKDNPTDSGTIVLDIDGKTYNADYVPNRRSENNEKLFIAVVDLPAGEHHIILKGGHYKGKQYMRPMQLTMDRY
- a CDS encoding alginate lyase family protein, which produces MRIIPVLFILLFASCKQTWPEKTSAVLKEQILQQAEGFLKETPITITSFVSDRSAGGIHDFYSEGDYWWPNPEDSDGPYIQRDGETNPGNFVAHRHAMVRFSRITGAMASAWLITGDDKYAAHAMEHAKAWFVDENTRMTPHLLYAQAIKGRVTGRGIGIIDTIHLMEVVQALSRMEQSKSIAPGDMEQIRKWFREYIHWLTTHKYGNDEMNAANNHATCWVMQVASFAKFTGDEATMEMCRKRYREVLLPKQMAEDGSFPREIKRTKPYGYSLFNLDAMATICQILSDEKNDLWNFTTEKGQNILKGIEFLYPYVLEKNKWPYEEDVLYWNEWPVAQPFLIFGAAAFDHNDYFELWSKLDHYPDVDEVLRNLPVRNPLIWMY